ttgtcatattgttCATATACAGATTTACAAACAGCATTGTTATTTTGCTTAAAATCTTGTTTAATTCAACATTATTAGCCTATCAATTTTTCAGTCAACGGAAAAAATGTTTGGTTGAATTAACAaatcattttgtaaaattgatataactgccatttaaattatacatactttcattattaattcaacAGTAAAGCatgtttgttttaaagaaatttaattgttaatataaatttaattaggcAGGCGCTAAACTTTCAAAAAgtccaatttttattttataatatgtcaatcACTAACATaaagaaaacataaatatagattatatcatgtttttgaaaGTTACATTCCCTCCTATAAAAAATTCCTGCTGTAGTTGTATCTggatagtaatagtaattttgAAATCGCATGGTccatggataaaaaaaatgctaatcgtataactttaaaatacttcaaaatatgtaatttctttatttccattcaaactttaaattgaAACCATTTCTATTTATCTGCACACTTTTGCCATTAATCTAATTACACGGCatgagaacatttttttaaatttatccatGCCAACAAATTGGCacaaaacaacataatacaaaggtgaaaaaaagtataaaatacattaattttttgaataaaaatgaataagtttattaatgaatttctgttattacaaatataataccaataacaataacaataaatatattagaattaaaaaaaatgaatataattatttaagttcgGATATAATTTGCTTAATTAACGGACATGGTTTGTCTaatggtaatttaatattataaaaagaacgCTGAATAAACAGCCATACAGATACAGACTCTAAcggatattcaatattaaataaatgataaattttaaagcacATATCTAGGgctttaataattgaaaaaaatacatattttgattcatcaaaatatatcataatttgtaaTGGATTTGAGAGTGTACCGGCAATCAACAAGCAAGGTTGGATAGGATTTTTTGCAgtctttttagttttcaatatttcttcGAGTTCGATTGCTGTATTTGCCACTatcataaaactattttgagaatctttgattgaaaatttatgaaaacattttcttcCATTTGAATCAATGAAGGTTTTTTTGTAGTAGGAACAAAAAGAGCATGAAGAACGTACAACACCACAGCATTTTTataatctgaaaaaaatataatttttataactaaaaactaaagtCTAAAATGTGCTTATTTACATTCAAAGgcaatttcaaaacatttttcaggAAATAGTGATCAATgaagaaaacatattttaccaattaataattatataggtattataatagtactgtACAAGCATTTAAAGCTTAAGTATAaggtgatataatataagatggTTTTGTTAATTTCAGCATGCACCATTCccctattttaaacattaaatgtaaatacataatgaattcaatatttgctttctataaatcaaaatgttcataaaaatattgtgtttattatattataatgatggaaacatattttacctatataaatattaggttgttataaaaacaaattaagacAGTATGTAAATAAGAATTATCATTTCTAAGATGCAGTAATTATCAtaactaagtatttattttaagttgaatgtgacaaaaatataacatagctctttataatattaattaaacttactTTCTGGTGCGTTCTTCATATTCATCATGGTTTCTAACATTTTACGACAGCTAGGGTCCTTTATACAGTCATCTATTATTTGTACCAGCTTAACatatgatttttcataagtactTAATAAGTCAGTATATTTCTCATGCAGTCGTTTGAAATCAATatcaatcttaaaaatattaaataacattattatcatatttgtattcttaataacaatacattttctttttacttctttaaaatattagtatcaaTTTACTTACAAGTTTATACCCTAATGGTTGCATGTACTGAGGCCATGTCTTGTGGATTTCTAATggtgaaaaattaattgttttaagatGATTCAAACGATAGCCAGTAGTTTTTGCCCAAATCATCTCAATATCGGGCCAAGATAATTGTTCATGTTTCAAACTGGAAATAAGAATTTCTGCATCTTcttcaataactaataaaaaacgaataaaataattaaattaaattaaatgtatataaaacataatacagtTACTTGTTTCAACATTTATGTTTCCAGAAATCCTAGAGGGCAGTTCATTGTTTTCCTGCAATTTTGACACTTGTGAAGATATCAATCcatgattttttaaacttctgagtttattaaaatactttgcaTAAAGTTTTCCTTTTGGACACTTTCTCTGTCCACTTCTTTCAAAGCATATTTcctgtcaaaaaaaaaaaatgtaataatatttatcataaacatttaatttatgaaatgtattacttttatttctgTAGTAAAGGTTCCAACTATTATATCTGAAATGTGATTAGCCAAGGCAGTAGACATAGgacgttttttttcaaacaaactgGCTATTATCAAATCAACCAAGAGATTTCTAcatgtttcatttaaatttttattagattcgTAGTAACTAATGATCATTGACCCATGAGTACTTCTTTTTAAAACTTCATCAAGAAAAAACTCTGGTAATGGATCTGATGATCGTGCTAATAATGAACTTGATATGGGGGGAGTGACTGAAGGTATAagcaaatttgaatttgaagtaTTGGTATCTGACTTGGAGTTTTGCCATTGTTTTAGGTAATGctcaaattttatatgaacACCAAGGGGATACTTCTGCAGTAGCTTTTCAATTTGCCTACTATTTATATACCGAAAAGCTTCTTCATCCATAAATtcatcttaaaaaaatgtgatgcaatttaattaaaaatttgtatttaaatcaatattcatgaaattattttgtttaatcacTACATATGATTGTGGCTAATGGCTAtggatgtaataaatttatactcaCCAACAcaagtttgaaataaatatgacaTATTCCAACCATTAAGCAAATTTTGAATACTATTTTTGTCATCTTCTGACAATGGTGTTGGATTATTAGAAGTGGCTACAGGTTGTAGTTCTATCAAATCATTGCTTAAGTTACTATTATCAAGCATAAATGAATCACTAAGCTCTGCAGAAAATGAGTTGCAACCATCGAACAAGCCAtcgttaaaattcattttcaatcttaaacaattactatatatatatatatatatacatgaatataggttaaaataacaaattgtgTTATGTACACATAGACAAgggataaaattaaacaaaatataaaatataataacaaatttgttgtgataaaataatggtacagatgaaatattaataaaaattatacaactttGTACctactcataaaataaataaaacttaattatatgaaaCGACTATATACATCTAaggatttgttttattttattttatgaagtaaatataaaataaaaggtttctttaaaaatactcCTTTAGTCTAATCATGAGTCTTCCATTGGAgacttgattaatatttattggagGACCACTTATCTCTTCAACACCAATAATTctctttgaaattatatttttatgtttattgacTTCATATGCTCTCATGTGAGTACTATGAGATTCTAATTGAATTTGGTGAACAATAAAAGATATAGcactatcatttattataataatttcaagtatttcatacaaacaaatatcttGCTTAAAACTACTAACATAATTtcctattttataaactgtacccttaaaatcaattttagaataactaataaaattgttagatATTGTGTTCAAATTATTTGACAGAAATTCAAGATCTgaatcaattttatgtttaatggaaatagaaaaatttttgTGAGTATCTTGATTAAGTAAAAAGTGTACAAATttcaattgatattttatagctaatgttaagcaaatattttttctagaagTAATTGCCCTagcatacattttaagttcttTGTGCTTAGACTCATACCTAAAACACCAAAAATATCTGGGTGGGCcagattttagtattattgatGGATAATGAGTTAAGATGTGATGTTTGGGTTTTAaactatcattaaaaaatagtacataatTTGAATTGTGTTTATTAATCAAGTACTTTAAATGTGAAACAGAACTTTGCAGTAACAACTCATGACTaagtattatttcaattatttctagaaaattaaaaaaaaaaatccaaacatCATCATCCGCAGGTATTAAATCACCTATTATTAAAGGAAAGAAGTGTACGAAGCTCATCATTTGTCTTGCAGACATTTTTAAGtgaaatttagataaattatgtttctCAATAAATTGGGGGTGATAAGTTTTTTTGCTCTAATTCACCATAGTTAAAATGTTGTGTTTTTAAGTTCAATGTTTCtagagataatatttttactgtttctgTGTAATAAGTGATAATGTGACACATGTTATAATGGCACACACCTTCAAATATGTCATGCATTACATCAACACAAAAATTAGTTGTAACATGAaaggaatttatattattcaaaatactattttggCTAATCCCAGTTAATGAAAGATTGTTTGTTTCTATATCTTGTAcataattatcaacattacGTAGTAATGTTTCATCTTCTCCACCTAATGTATGTGTCAATGTTTTATGGGCCTTACAAAATCTACAAAAATAGTTGGAAGAAAATGATTTACTGAAATCACAAATGCTATTAAGTCCTAAATTGTCTCCAATTATCAAaccaagaataaaatatacctttataCAACCATCAGgtgtattgattataatcCCATCTTTTTCTAATGAATTGAATTCATCAATTAActgtttaaaacataaatcatttccatatgattttaaatctttagattttataagagatgctaaaaaaatatttgtaagtttTGAACTATTTTCACTCAATGGGAAACTATAATACACAGCAGTAATAGCATGACATGTTGACTTAGATCCTAGTgggttatttatttcaaagtcgtcaatatacataaaaaaaaggcattactattttattttggtgtggaattattttttttttccacaaaGACTCTTggataaaatttgttatggGACAATTATCATCTAAAACTGgaagatttattaaataattataatgtcttATAGCcaaattaagattattatttaattcaaaatattttttaaattggaattTGGGTGGCATTAGAATTGCTTTTGTACTAATTTCATCAAATACTGTTTGACCGTTATGGGATACTAAATTTACTTCattgtttattgtaaattgtttacatgAATCAGTTAAAAGATCATTGGTGgttaaacatttgtttaataaatattctgtttTACATAGTTTGAAAGAATCTGAAATTGctgaaacaatttttgaaaattttgataaaattaaatggtcAGTAATTTCACTTTTAATTATGCCTTCTAATAATGATGTAATAggcttaattatttttttctcaatatCATTTTGGATATTTGTAATATCACTCCTGCaaaagttattgttattgtgtaATGATAAAGAAAATTGGACTGCAAACAAATGTAACTGCTCAATACTCTTATTgacatcaaatatatttttattagatatttcagatgtattaattatactaggGATGTCTGGGATAATATTGTTGTCACTACATTCTATTTCTACATCAAAAGTATtactatcattaataattgtaaattcatTAGGAGCTACTGTTTcatcagtattattttcaaatttatgttttactagtacatgttttttaaaactattcaacGTCTGAAAAGATTGCAAACAATTGTTTTCTTTACATGTGTAAGAGCTATGAGGTCCTATCAAATGTATGATTTTGTAATGAGAGATGAGTGAAGGCAATGTGGGTGTATTTACGtgacaaattaaacaaatcattttagtaattgataattaaGCTAATTAAGTGTAAGAACTTAGAACAATAAAATGAGATATTAGTATAAGATGTTCTTCTTCATCAATGAAATGTAAAAGGTACATCTACTAGTTATTAAAgtactaaaattatacttaccaGTTAAGTTAATGCCGTTAATAGAGTAAATCACAGTTTTCACAAATTCACAAATTCACAAATTTCACTGTACAGAAATACAGATTACGGTAAACggtaaatactaaacatttttgtgaCAATAGCCGATTCGCGTCGATATGCGTACTGTACACAGCACACATGATAACACGGGTACATCTGGCACTTTTGTtgggaaaaattattttccactTTAAAAATAGACCGGTcgtgcataatatttacaaattttaacaaatatttactattgatttaacaatatattgttaattcaacaactataattttatcaatgatcaataaaattgttttgttaatataatagattaattttcgttctgtatattaattgtaacaaatatttactgttaatttaacaatatattgtaaattcaacaactataattttataaattatcaataaaattgatttgttaatataaaagatgAAATTTGGTTCTGTGATAACGGTGAAGACACCTGTAGACAATACGGCTGTAGATTACTGGACTATAgcacattataaatatgctAAAATTGCTAATGTTGCTCTGCAAGAtaggtcataataataataataatattaataataataataataatagaaaactgaaattttcaatttttctgaaaaattttttttgaagggtcgataaaatttttttggccctatcaaaatacttgaaaattttatacaaagttcctcatatattattcttatagtgattaaaaaattataagaatacataggcacaattttttttattagcatttgaagttcaaattttgacgaaaattcgtcataattatgagtatttgcaaattattttgtaggtataattcataaaaatgtttgtataggtagctaagagtagaaaatttaatacaagatttttcataaggttagcttacaataattataaaagaacttatattttggtgtattcaggccataaacataaaccacctttttcaccaaccactggaaattatatcctaggctgacaaatcatcttcgttcagaatcgtttttcgtatacaatgatacctatcattgcattcaaatttaacctaccctagtccgaggtcaaccccaccccctaatgtacagcagaacggtacccacttgcccgctttttttttattgaaatataaaaagttaaaaaaaattatttattaaatgaactaAACAACAGTATCATATGACCTAGATCCACAATCACAATCACAAATATCGATAatcttaccatatttttttactacattttcaacaaaatggtttccttttgataataatacaaaaacacatttcGGATTCCATCTTGAGTGTTCAATCCATGGATTATCTTCTTTTCCCCAACGATGCAATATAAGACCGTAGcaaaaacattcaacaatatcttttttccctgaatatataaaaccgcTTTCAGCTAATGAGAATTTATCTTGAGATGAAGTCAacagaaataaattgaatgttttcaatcttgatataaatgtagtaaattCTGGATATGTAGGATATGCATTGTTTCGTACTAACGAAACAAGTGAACAAAAActgttgttaatttgttgaaaattcatttttttataaaaaaaataaaaaaaaacttaactgaattaaacttgattaaaaataacagaacCTGATTGAACGATGGTTGAATATTAACTGAACTGTCTGAACtggaatgaattaaataaaacgacttttatctataatttattaaaaatgaaattacagTGTAACCTGAATGTTTAACTTACAAgggaaataaatagtgttgaagtgtgtatacactgtttaaactttatgtgtaacaggggaaaaaataattggtttaagGCCGAAACTATaccttgaattttaaaaatctccgcagtcaaaagtgcgcagaacatacattatggtgtttgaaaatcagtgtttttttactggtacagcggagaaaaaaaagtttgagggggaaaatccacctaaaaattttacaatcacCGCAGTctggtacagcggagaaaaaaaaagtttgaggggaaaaatccctctaaaaattttacaatctccatagtcaaaagtgcgcagaacatacaaatgtatactactgTTGTCGCCTTCTGGGTGAAGCCAGGTGTCCTTGtcgttgttgttgcaaattcggacacgaatttgatAATGTGCAATTACAtttcaaatgcatcattagtgcactataattattgatgcgCTTAGTATCCGgacacgtgtcatggtcatagGAGCATCCCATTGGGGCAAATTTCAGGGGTGCTAAGGGTGCTTAGCACCCTGAATTTTAATGCTAGCACTCCGAATCCCgtgtttataacttataataataataaaaaaagatttattaaataatcgtgttaataataatatgttgagtTTATGTCTGGATAAATTAAACTGCTATGAGTTATgccgtatacaatatattagatgttactgtatacaatatagttgttgttgagattataataaaaataattatattagcaaacatttaaataaaataacatgctCACCTACACAAACTGcgacaaaactattttaatccTATTCTGTAGAATTACCTAAACCGCGACGACGGCACACCCATTTCCTTCAATTATAGCCGCGGTATGGGTAATTCTACAGAATAggattaaaatagttttgtagcTTGCTTGCATATCGTACCGGCCGTcactaatattatcaattattaacaacaattatgctagtttttagaatttagtgtattttactatttagtattataatttagtgtcCGATCGTACCATAACCCAACCACGAGTCTACGCGATTCATTCACCTCGTAATAAATTGCTCTTCGTTCACgtttagtgttttattttttttgtttacaatattttcctataatagtataataactattgcacaaaagatttataaacataataaattaaaataaaataaaatgaatacattattttcatatttcaataaaacaacGTCGAATACAGACAAGCAGCTTGAGGTAAGTTCTTTTAACCACTTTTGGGCTAAGCCTTTACGCAAGACTGGGCAAgttaacgtttattttttactcgataagttaagttaatataaaaagaagtaatttaaagtaagttaaaagttatttcatatattttttataacttcattaagttaaaaattaatggataaaaataattaactaagttaaaaacttaacaaCTTTCGAATCGGTAAGCAAAATATGATACCTACAAGTTAATAAAGAATTTGGAAATTGTTTCAAGCTCGGGCAGTATCATTGCATTCCTGTATATTCTTGGTCATTTCTATGTGAATTATGGTATTACCTTATATTTCATAGagcaacaaaattataaataaatgtttgaaatacaattcaaaaattcaaaatgtaaaataattataataaatccgtataaaattaaattgaagttAACtcgttaaatatgttaaaaaatgtaactaattaagttaaaaatttgttttaaaaaaaactaacaagttatttaactttaatgttaattttcagGCTTCCGTTACTTGTGACGGAACACCAGCTATACAGATCGCAACTGACAAAAGCCATAATACTGGCGTGCAGATTTGTCCAGATGATTTGGGAACAAAGGACACAGGCCCAAGACAACCAGTATTGCCTGTAAGtaccattaaaattatattaaaaatgtataatttacaagactatataattatatccaaataaaattgaaatagaaatttatgaacccattttaaaattaaatataggtttATCCATTAACCAAATTTGGCTTTCAAAATAGAGCATTCTCGTCAAGTTTCTATATAAAATTCAGTTGGATTGAGTACAGTGAAAAAAATGATGCAGTATTCTGTTTTATTTGCCGTAATTTCTCAACTAATACTCATGatgataaatttgataatattaatggtaTTAGAAACTGGAGAAaagcaaatttcaaatttttaatatatattattctgaatTGTGTCAGCATTCCATCAGTAACAACTTACAACgtgtatttacaaattttatttagttgagTGATAAGTTGAATAGActgttgcgtgccagtatcagatttgaatccagatggttaatttgaattaaagttaaacttaattacgaaatatgtctttattgcatataaataaaatacatgtaacaaacaaaataagtggctgagtgacgtgaaagtgctcagttgttgatagctttggtacatctaccgttgctggtcttcgggctcccttatatattgtggcgcgtctcttgtttacgtcgtgttGTCGCCTTCTGGGtgaaaccaggtgtccttgtagttgttgttgcaaattcggacacgaatttgagaatgtgcaataacatctcaaatgcatcattagtgcactgtaattattggtgcgcttactataCCGACACGagtcatggtcatagtagcatccgcattacccttgacacgaggcatggtcatactaacttagccttgatatctcgtagatatcttatagatatctcaTAGCCCTGACGCGGTGACGGCGGTAGTGCTGTTGTGGGTGACCGCGGTTCACCGGTCTCGGTTGTATGTAGGAGAGAGAGAGAGCACGATGAAAACAACGAACGCACGGTTTCTGTTACACGAGTGTGTGGgtgttggttttattttaaaacaacgaAGCAACAaaagagaataaaaataaaaaacaaaagtaagcCGATAGTGTGGCTGGGTTGTCGAACTTAACTTTGGTACGCTGTTCGACGGTTAACGCAAGAGAACCCGACCGCCGGCGGCCGGTACTCGTTCGGCACGGCCTGTCTTCCCTCCTGCCTAGCCTTTGGGGCGTTGGTGGGAGAGTCGACAGAACCGTCTTGTCGTCGTCCGTGATGGCGGTTGATAAAGGTGCAGACCGGTCGCTGCGATGCCTGTACTTTGTACTGGCAGCCGTTGCGTACCGTGTCATACTCCCCCCCCCAAACCGCAAACGGGTGTACTTGTACCGGGGTCGGTGTTGTTTTGGGGGTGTGGTGCGGCTTGCGCTACCTCTCGCCTTAGCTTGAGGTAGGCTCGCCTTACCTGCGCAGCACTTAGGACTGGTTTGGTGACCCAATCGGAGTGCAGAACGGTTTGTCGTCCTCCATCTCCGGCAGCCCGTCCAGCAACAGACCTGACGCAGCTAGCCAATCGTCCTCGGAGGGTGCCTCCGGTCGGGTGACTTGGCTTAGTTGCGCCTGGCTGGTGGTTGCCACCGGCTCCAAGGGCGTCTCACCCTCGGTCGCCGGTATGTCCACCTCCATTGCTGTCGACGTTGACGGTTCGGGTGGAGGTTGGCTGGGGGCCTCGGGATCAGATTCTGGCCTCGGGTGCTTGGCTAGCCGGTGTTGCTGGCTTGCCACGTCTCCCCGGGCCTTCATCTTCTCCTTTAGCTTTCGGAACTTTTTACGGTTCCGCTCCAGTTGTGCCTCCGTCCGCTCCTTCACCGTCGATATGACGGGTGCCCCTGACGGTCCTGGTACCGGTGCTGGTTCCTGGATCGTCACGGGGTTGGGGACCCGTACGGCTGCCACCTCGGCCGCCGTTGGTGCTGCCGGCCTCGGCTGTCTTGGCTTCGGCGCTGACAGTCGTGGCGGCCTTGGTGCT
The Aphis gossypii isolate Hap1 unplaced genomic scaffold, ASM2018417v2 Contig00763, whole genome shotgun sequence DNA segment above includes these coding regions:
- the LOC126555247 gene encoding uncharacterized protein LOC126555247, with protein sequence MSYLFQTCVDEFMDEEAFRYINSRQIEKLLQKYPLGVHIKFEHYLKQWQNSKSDTNTSNSNLLIPSVTPPISSSLLARSSDPLPEFFLDEVLKRSTHGSMIISYYESNKNLNETCRNLLVDLIIASLFEKKRPMSTALANHISDIIVGTFTTEIKEICFERSGQRKCPKGKLYAKYFNKLRSLKNHGLISSQVSKLQENNELPSRISGNINVETIIEEDAEILISSLKHEQLSWPDIEMIWAKTTGYRLNHLKTINFSPLEIHKTWPQYMQPLGYKLIDIDFKRLHEKYTDLLSTYEKSYVKLVQIIDDCIKDPSCRKMLETMMNMKNAPENYKNAVVLYVLHALFVPTTKKPSLIQMEENVFINFQSKILKIVL
- the LOC126555246 gene encoding proteoglycan 4-like, producing the protein MTTQQLLQDPVRAAIYRRGWDDRTADIQRTLQYQPRSTRLPPTTSARPPTTPARTPQTAGRWSSRLPAPRPPRLSAPKPRQPRPAAPTAAEVAAVRVPNPVTIQEPAPVPGPSGAPVISTVKERTEAQLERNRKKFRKLKEKMKARGDVASQQHRLAKHPRPESDPEAPSQPPPEPSTSTAMEVDIPATEGETPLEPVATTSQAQLSQVTRPEAPSEDDWLAASGLLLDGLPEMEDDKPFCTPIGSPNQS